In Cedecea neteri, a single genomic region encodes these proteins:
- the rpmE gene encoding 50S ribosomal protein L31 produces MKKDIHPKYEEITANCSCGNVIKIRSTVGHDLNLDVCGQCHPFYTGKQRDVATGGRVDRFNKRFSVPGAKK; encoded by the coding sequence ATGAAAAAAGATATCCATCCTAAATACGAAGAAATTACTGCAAACTGCTCTTGCGGTAATGTTATCAAGATCCGCTCCACCGTAGGTCACGATCTGAACCTGGACGTATGTGGTCAGTGCCACCCGTTCTACACTGGTAAACAGCGTGATGTTGCTACCGGCGGCCGTGTTGATCGCTTCAACAAGCGCTTCAGCGTACCAGGCGCGAAAAAATAA
- the metJ gene encoding met regulon transcriptional regulator MetJ, with amino-acid sequence MAEWSGEYISPYAEHGKKSEQVKKITVSIPLKVLKILTDERTRRQVNNLRHATNSELLCEAFLHAFTGQPLPNDADLRKERSDEIPEDAKVIMRELGIDPDTWEY; translated from the coding sequence ATGGCTGAATGGAGCGGCGAATATATCAGCCCCTACGCTGAGCACGGTAAGAAGAGTGAACAAGTAAAGAAAATTACGGTTTCCATTCCTCTGAAAGTGTTGAAGATCCTCACCGATGAGCGCACGCGTCGCCAGGTGAATAACCTGCGTCATGCGACCAACAGTGAACTGCTGTGCGAGGCTTTTCTGCACGCTTTCACCGGCCAGCCGCTGCCGAACGATGCTGACCTGCGCAAAGAGCGCAGCGATGAAATCCCGGAAGATGCTAAGGTCATCATGCGTGAACTGGGGATCGATCCGGATACGTGGGAATATTAA